The Tripterygium wilfordii isolate XIE 37 chromosome 4, ASM1340144v1, whole genome shotgun sequence genome has a window encoding:
- the LOC119996666 gene encoding SNF1-related protein kinase catalytic subunit alpha KIN10-like produces the protein MDGSSRGNSGVDMFLSNYKLGKTLGIGSFGKVKIAEHALTGHKVAIKILNRRKIKNMEMEEKVRREIKILRLFMHPHIIRLYEVIETPSDIYVVMEYVKSGELFDYIVEKGRLQEDEARNFFQQIISGVEYCHRNMVVHRDLKPENLLLDSRCNVKIADFGLSNIMRDGHFLKTSCGSPNYAAPEVISGKLYSGPEVDVWSCGVILYALLCGTLPFDDENIPNLFKKIKGGIYTLPSHLSPGARDLIPRMLVVDPMKRITIPDIRQHPWFQARLPRYLAVPPPDTMQQARNIDEDILLEVVQMGFDRAQLIESLRNRMQNEATVAYYLLLDNRFRVSNGYLGAEFQETLESVCNRLYPNETPASPGGHRLPGYMDYQGLSLRPQFPAERKWALGLQSRAHPREIMTEVLKALQELNVCWKKIGQYNMKCRWIPGVSGLHEGMVNDSVHSSHYFGDESAIIENNGVTKSPNVVKFEVQLYKTREEKYLLDLQRVQGPQFLFLDLCAAFLSQLRVL, from the exons ATGGATGGATCGAGCAGAGGaaatagtggtgtggatatgtTCCTGTCAAACTATAAGCTAGGTAAGACTCTTGGAATTGGTTCCTTCGGTAAGGTCAAGATCGCTGAACATGCATTGACTGGGCACAAGGTTGCCATAAAAATACTGAACCGTCGCAAGATAAAGAACATGGAAATGGAAGAGAAAG TGAGAAGAGAAATTAAAATCTTGAGGTTGTTTATGCATCCTCATATTATACGACTTTACGAGGTTATAGAAACTCCTTCTGACATTTATGTTGTGATGGAGTATGTGAAATCTGGGGAACTTTTTGATTATATTGTGGAGAAGGGTAGGCTTCAAGAAGATGAGGCCCGGAACTTCTTCCAGCAG ATTATTTCTGGCGTGGAATACTGCCACAGGAATATGGTTGTTCATAGGGATCTTAAGCCTGAAAATCTGCTCTTGGATTCTAGATGCAATGTGAAGATCGCTGATTTTGGACTTAGTAATATAATGCGAGATGGCCATTTTCTGAAGACAAGTTGCGGAAGTCCAAACTATGCTGCCCCAGAG GTTATTTCTGGGAAACTGTATTCTGGGCCTGAAGTAGATGTTTGGAGCTGTGGTGTCATATTGTATGCTCTTCTTTGCGGTACCCTGCCCTTTGATGATGAAAAcattccaaacctttttaagaaaataaag GGTGGGATATACACCCTTCCCAGCCATTTATCACCTGGTGCTAGAGATCTGATTCCAAGGATGCTTGTGGTAGACCCAATGAAGCGGATCACAATTCCTGATATACGTCAACATCCTTGGTTCCAAGCTCGTCTTCCTCGCTATTTAGCAGTTCCCCCACCGGATACAATGCAACAAGCAAGAAAT ATTGATGAAGATATTCTTCTGGAAGTGGTGCAGATGGGATTTGACAGGGCCCAACTAATCGAGTCTCTTCGCAACAGAATGCAAAATGAG GCTACTGTTGCATATTATCTTCTGTTGGACAATCGCTTCCGTGTTTCAAATGGCTATCTTGGAGCTGAGTTCCAAGAAACGCTG GAAAGTGTTTGCAACCGTTTGTATCCAAATGAAACTCCTGCTTCACCCGGGGGTCACCGACTTCCAGGGTACATGGATTATCAAGGGCTAAGTTTAAGACCGCAGTTCCCAGCGGAGAGGAAGTGGGCTCTTGGACTCCAG TCTCGGGCCCACCCTCGTGAAATAATGACTGAAGTTTTGAAAGCTTTGCAAGAACTGAATGTTTGTTGGAAGAAAATTGGGCAGTACAACATGAAATGCAGGTGGATTCCTGGTGTTTCGGGTCTCCATGAAGGCATGGTTAATGATTCTGTACACAGCAGTCATTACTTTGGTGATGAATCTGCCATCATTGAGAACAACGGTGTTACCAAGTCACCAAATGTGGTGAAGTTTGAAGTGCAG CTTTACAAAACTCGTGAGGAGAAGTATCTGCTTGATCTACAGAGGGTGCAGGGACCGCAATTTCTCTTCTTGGATCTTTGTGCAGCTTTCCTTTCGCAGCTTCGGGTCCTTTAG
- the LOC119996657 gene encoding ARF guanine-nucleotide exchange factor GNOM-like — MGHLNPQGTNAFPEDLMDSHVRFSQGALACMINSEIGAVLAVMRRNVRWGVHYVSDDDQLEHSLVHSLKELRKQIFSWHSQWHNINPALYLQPFLDVIQSDETGAPITGVALSSIYKILTLDILDFNTVNVGEVMYLIVDAVTSCRFEVTDPGSEEVVLMKILQVLLACMKSKASVKLSNQHVCNIINTCFRVVHQASSKGELLQRIARHTMHELVRCIFSHLPDVSSEGLANGSSSYCCEEVDPPNNDSTGVGKQLENGNVNVKYDSQQSRENDSGTLVDMLSSEKDDAYKIETANGFQADQNDEKLMAEPFGVPCMVEILHFLCSLLNVVEHIDIGSKSNPIAYDEDVPLFALGLINAAIELGGPSFNRHPKLLSLIQDQLFRHLMKFGMSMSPLILSMVCSTVLNLYQHLRTELKVQLEAFISYVLLRIAESKHGSFYQRQEVAMEALVDLCRQKTFISEMFANFDCDIAGCNVFEDLASLLSKNAFPVNEPLSAMHILALDGLIAIIKGIAERIGQESPPTEKPSTNNEEYKAFWTMTCENYHDPYTWVPFVRKMKYTKRRLAVGADHFNRDPKKGLEFLQGINLLPDKLDPYSVASVFRYTAGLDKNLIGDFLGNHDDFCVKVLHEFACTFDFHGMSLDTALRLFVGTFRLPGESQKIQRVLEAFAERYYEQSPHILSNKDAALLLSYSLILLNTDQHNVQVKKKMTEEDFIRNNRRINGGNDLPREYLSELYQSICENEIQMIPEQGTGFPAMTPSRWINVMHKSQNTTPYIVSDFIALLDYDMFAILSGPTIAAMSVVFDQAEHEDVLQTCTDGFLAIAKISAHYRSGDVLDDLVVSLCKFTNFLTPLSVDDAILAFGDDTKARKATSTVFTIANRYGDYIRSGWKNILDCVISFHKLGLLQAHLTTTSDATDDVEPSAELERAKLISYLKRSQTSSVATPRKSSGLMGRFSQFLSFDTEEPQLQPTEEQLAAQHCTRETIQSCHIDSIFMESKFLQAESLLQLVSALILAAGRLRKGVSAVEDENTAVFCLELLIAIALNNRDRIMLIWPGIFDHISNIVQSTVMPCNHVEKAVFGLLKICQRLLPYKENLTEELLKSLQLILKLDARVADAYCEPITHEVLRLVRANATHIRSHMGWRTIISLLSITARHPEASEVGFEALVFIMSDGAHLLPSNYVLCIDAARQFAESRLGEVDRSVIAIDMMATSINCLVRWSSETRNSIGEEAAMKVSQDLGEMWLRLVQALRKVCLDQREEVRNQAILMLQRSLAGVDGIQLPAVLWSQCFDTVIFTLLDNLLEIAEANSPKDYRKMECTLVLAMKLMSKSFSQVLQDLSKQPSFCELWLGVLNHMEKFMKVRFRGKRGEKIHESVPELLKNTLLVMKTTGILTPSNDIGVNSFWQLTWLHVKNICPSMQSEVFPDHELEHMHIKAEGIPVPDGSMLVPSSETAA; from the exons ATGGGGCACTTAAATCCACAAGGAACCAATGCATTTCCTGAAGACCTCATGGACAGTCACGTTAGGTTTTCGCAAGGTGCTTTAGCATGTATGATTAATTCTGAAATTGGTGCAGTTTTGGCCGTGATGCGGAGAAATGTCAGATGGGGTGTTCACTATGTGTCTGATGATGATCAGTTAGAGCACTCTCTCGTCCATTCCTTGAAAGAATTACGGAAACAAATTTTCTCATGGCATAGTCAGTGGCATAATATAAACCCTGCTCTTTACCTCCAACCGTTTTTAGATGTCATTCAGTCTGATGAAACTGGTGCACCAATCACGGGTGTTGCTTTGTCATCCATTTACAAAATATTAACGCTCGACATACTTGATTTTAATACTGTGAATGTGGGAGAGGTTATGTATCTGATAGTTGATGCTGTTACTAGCTGTCGGTTTGAGGTAACTGATCCAGGCTCTGAAGAAGTGGTGTTGATGAAGATACTCCAGGTTCTTCTAGCCTGCATGAAAAGCAAGGCATCAGTTAAGTTGAGCAATCAACATGTATGCAATATAATAAACACATGCTTTCGTGTGGTTCATCAAGCCAGCTCCAAAGGCGAGTTGTTGCAGCGGATAGCACGACACACAATGCATGAATTGGTTAGATGTATTTTCTCTCACCTACCTGATGTCAGCAGCGAGGGACTGGCTAATGGAAGCAGCTCATATTGTTGTGAAGAG GTGGATCCACCCAACAATGATAGCACTGGTGTAGGTAAACAACTGGAAAATGGCAATGTCAATGTTAAATACGATAGTCAACAATCCAGAGAAAATGATTCAGGAACTTTAGTAGATATGCTATCAAGTGAGAAAGATGACGCATATAAGATTGAGACTGCTAATGGGTTTCAGGCTGATCAGAATGATGAAAAACTTATGGCGGAGCCCTTTGGGGTGCCATGCATGGTGGAAATATTGcattttctttgttctctgcTTAATGTTGTTGAGCATATTGATATTGGTTCTAAATCAAATCCTATAGCATATGATGAAGATGTTCCACTGTTTGCATTGGGCTTGATTAATGCGGCTATTGAACTGGGTGGTCCTTCATTTAATAGACATCCTAAGTTATTGTCCTTAATTCAAGATCAATTATTTCGTCATCTAATGAAGTTTGGTATGTCAATGAGCCCATTAATTCTTTCGATGGTATGTAGCACCGTTCTCAATCTATATCAGCATTTGCGCACTGAGCTCAAGGTACAGCTTGAAGCTTTCATTTCATATGTGCTTTTGAGGATCGCAGAAAGCAAGCATGGATCTTTCTACCAGAGGCAGGAGGTTGCTATGGAGGCATTGGTTGACCTCTGCAGGCAGAAGACTTTCATATCTGAGATGTTTGCGAATTTTGATTGTGACATAGCTGGATGTAATGTTTTTGAGGACCTTGCTAGCCTGTTATCGAAAAATGCTTTTCCGGTGAATGAACCTCTTTCTGCTATGCATATTCTTGCTTTGGATGGTCTCATAGCCATTATTAAGGGTATTGCAGAAAGGATAGGCCAAGAATCACCCCCCACAGAAAAGCCTTCAACTAACAATGAGGAATATAAGGCATTCTGGACAATGACATGTGAGAACTATCATGACCCTTATACATGGGTTCCATTTGTTCGCAAGATGAAGTACACGAAAAGAAGACTAGCAGTTGGAGCTGATCACTTTAACCGGGATCCAAAGAAAGGTCTAGAATTTCTCCAAGGAATTAATCTGTTACCTGACAAACTTGATCCTTATAGTGTGGCATCTGTCTTCAGATATACAGCTGGTTTAGATAAGAACCTCATCGGAGATTTTCTGGGAAATCATGATGACTTTTGCGTCAAGGTGCTTCATGAATTTGCTTGCACTTTTGATTTCCACGGGATGAGTTTAGACACAGCATTGCGACTTTTTGTGGGAACTTTCAGATTGCCAGGTGAATCCCAGAAGATACAGAGGGTACTTGAAGCATTTGCTGAAAGATATTATGAACAATCCCCCCATATATTGAGTAACAAAGATGCTGCTCTCTTGTTGTCTTATTCACTTATACTGCTGAACACAGATCAACATAATGTACAGGTCAAGAAAAAGATGACTGAAGAAGACTTTATTCGCAACAATCGGCGCATTAACGGAGGAAATGATCTTCCTCGAGAGTACCTTTCAGAGCTTTACCAGTCAATTTGTGAGAATGAAATTCAAATGATCCCAGAGCAAGGTACTGGTTTTCCAGCAATGACACCAAGCCGTTGGATTAATGTGATGCATAAATCCCAAAATACCACTCCTTACATAGTCTCGGATTTTATAGCTCTCCTTGACTATGACATGTTTGCTATCTTGTCCGGTCCTACGATAGCTGCTATGTCCGTGGTTTTTGATCAAGCAGAGCATGAAGATGTTTTACAAACATGTACTGATGGATTTTTGGCCATTGCCAAAATTTCTGCTCACTATCGTTCTGGTGATGTGTTGGATGATCTGGTCGTGTCTCTTTGTAAGTTCACAAATTTCTTGACCCCATTATCTGTTGATGATGCAATTCTTGCATTTGGGGATGATACTAAAGCCAGAAAGGCAACCAGCACGGTTTTCACCATAGCAAACAGGTATGGTGATTATATTCGATCTGGCTGGAAAAACATATTGGATTGTGTCATAAGCTTTCACAAGCTTGGCCTTTTACAAGCTCACCTCACCACTACTAGTGATGCAACTGATGATGTGGAGCCATCTGCTGAACTGGAGCGTGCAAAACTCATAAGTTATTTGAAAAGATCACAAACTTCTTCTGTGGCCACTCCTCGGAAGTCATCTGGTCTGATGGGCAGATTTAGCCAGTTTTTATCTTTTGATACGGAGGAACCACAGTTGCAGCCAACCGAGGAACAGCTAGCTGCTCAGCACTGCACTCGTGAGACTATTCAGAGTTGCCATATTGATAGCATATTCATGGAGAGTAAATTTCTACAGGCAGAGTCTTTATTGCAGCTGGTGAGTGCCCTGATCTTGGCTGCAGGTCGTCTCCGCAAGGGAGTTAGCGCAGTGGAAGATGAAAATACTGCAGTTTTCTGTCTGGAGTTGCTGATTGCTATTGCACTGAATAACCGGGATAGAATTATGCTTATCTGGCCAGGTATTTTTGATCACATATCCAATATTGTTCAGTCAACTGTAATGCCTTGCAACCATGTGGAAAAGGCTGTATTTGGACTCCTCAAAATATGCCAGCGACTACTTCCCTATAAGGAAAACCTGACTGAGGAACTTCTCAAGTCACTCCAACTAATCTTAAAACTCGATGCTCGGGTTGCTGATGCTTATTGCGAACCCATAACACATGAAGTTTTGCGTCTCGTAAGAGCAAATGCAACTCATATCAGATCCCATATGGGTTGGCGCACAATCATATCCCTGCTGTCTATCACAGCTAGACATCCAGAAGCATCTGAAGTGGGGTTTGAGGCTCTCGTATTTATTATGTCAGATGGGGCGCACCTGTTGCCATCTAATTATGTTCTTTGCATCGATGCAGCAAGGCAATTTGCTGAGTCTCGTTTAGGGGAGGTTGATAGATCTGTCATTGCCATTGATATGATGGCAACTTCAATTAATTGTCTTGTACGTTGGTCTTCTGAGACCAGAAATAGCATTGGAGAAGAGGCTGCTATGAAAGTCAGTCAAGATCTTGGGGAAATGTGGCTAAGGCTGGTGCAAGCATTGAGGAAAGTGTGTTTAGACCAGAGAGAGGAGGTGAGGAACCAGGCTATTTTAATGTTACAGAGGTCCTTGGCAGGTGTGGATGGGATTCAACTTCCCGCTGTATTGTGGTCCCAATGTTTTGATACAGTGATCTTCACATTGCTCGATAATTTGTTAGAAATTGCAGAGGCCAACTCCCCAAAAGACTACCGTAAAATGGAGTGCACACTTGTTCTAGCCATGAAACTAATGTCAAAATCGTTCTCACAAGTCCTGCAGGATCTATCAAAGCAACCATCTTTTTGTGAACTATGGCTTGGGGTTCTCAATCACATGGAGAAATTTATGAAAGTGAGGTTCCGAGGCAAGCGGGGTGAGAAGATTCATGAATCAGTCCCCGAGCTTCTCAAAAACACATTGCTGGTTATGAAGACAACCGGAATTCTAACGCCAAGCAATGATATTGGTGTGAATAGTTTTTGGCAATTGACTTGGTTGCATGTTAAGAACATATGCCCATCGATGCAATCAGAAGTATTCCCTGATCATGAATTGGAGCATATGCACATAAAAGCCGAAGGAATTCCTGTGCCTGATGGGAGTATGCTTGTTCCTTCCAGTGAGACGGCAGCCTGA
- the LOC119996690 gene encoding transmembrane protein 230-like, producing the protein MATKRQVRYSPLAIDDDDNRGKAFDPRFDYSPRAHDKIPWKSIALAFFLLALGSMLLFLAAFIFTGHMGGETSQAYGLLALGFLAFLPGFYETRIAYYSWRGAKGYRFASIPDY; encoded by the exons ATGGCAACCAAGCGGCAGGTTCGTTATAGCCCTCTTgctattgatgatgatgataatcgtGGGAAAGCATTTGACCCTCGGTTCGACTACTCGCCCAGAGCCCATGATAAAATCCCTTGGAAATCCATTGCCCTCGCGTTCTTTCTGCTTGCCCTAGGATCAATGCTTCTCTTTCTGGCCGCCTTCATCTTCACTGGACACATGGGAGGAGAAACGTCCCAGGCTTATGGTCTTTTGGCCCTTGGATTTCTTGCATTCCTTCCAG GGTTTTACGAGACTCGGATAGCATACTATTCATGGAGAGGAGCCAAAGGATATCGCTTCGCTTCGATTCCTGATTACTAG